In Ascaphus truei isolate aAscTru1 chromosome 7, aAscTru1.hap1, whole genome shotgun sequence, one genomic interval encodes:
- the LOC142498696 gene encoding G-protein coupled receptor 4-like translates to MACKESCSYPDKYEATLFPIIYGLVFIIGLVGNLTAVGVIVQHVRRRNVLGVYLANLCASDLMYIFTLPVWIAYTAKDDWLFGPLTCKIVGFFFNANLYTTMSFLSCIAVDRYVATVFPLRARTLRTMKAAVLICVAVWLLILGSHSVFLGRDELFNSSQNVKLCYEKYPMDQWMAHVNYFRVFVVFLVPLLLLVFSYCSIVRVVHRSPSLEKEQKHKIIRLLMSMTVIFVICYLPYHVVLFIRSYVSDMNKCTCNIEANIRPAYRISFALTSLSSALDPFINIFVSDSIKQDVLKEARAIWAGFRLLGHPRASFRQASNTTGYETVPKHPEEAHLVDRKGETVL, encoded by the coding sequence ATGGCGTGTAAAGAGTCCTGCTCTTACCCGGATAAATACGAGGCCACGCTCTTCCCGATTATCTATGGCCTCGTTTTCATCATCGGGCTGGTTGGGAACCTGACGGCTGTTGGCGTCATTGTCCAACATGTGAGACGGCGTAATGTGCTTGGTGTGTATCTTGCCAACCTTTGCGCCTCTGACCTCATGTACATCTTCACACTCCCAGTATGGATTGCCTACACAGCCAAGGACGACTGGCTCTTTGGGCCTCTCACCTGCAAAATCGTAGGTTTCTTCTTCAATGCCAACCTCTACACCACCATGTCCTTCCTCAGCTGCATTGCTGTTGACCGCTATGTGGCCACTGTCTTTCCTCTTCGGGCCAGGACCCTCCGGACTATGAAGGCCGCCGTGTTAATCTGTGTCGCGGTTTGGCTGCTTATCCTGGGCTCGCATTCTGTCTTTCTCGGCCGTGACGAGCTTTTTAACTCCAGCCAGAACGTGAAGCTTTGCTATGAGAAGTACCCCATGGATCAGTGGATGGCTCATGTCAATTATTTCCGCGTCTTTGTTGTATTCCTCGTCCCCCTGCTGCTTCTTGTCTTCTCCTACTGCTCCATCGTCCGGGTCGTTCATCGGAGCCCCAGCTTGGAGAAAGAGCAGAAGCACAAGATCATCAGGCTCTTGATGTCCATGACCGTCATCTTCGTCATCTGCTACCTCCCCTACCACGTGGTGCTCTTCATCCGCTCCTACGTCAGCGACATGAACAAGTGCACCTGCAATATTGAGGCGAACATCCGCCCCGCCTATCGCATCTCGTTCGCCCTGACCAGCCTCAGCAGTGCCCTGGACCCATTTATCAACATCTTTGTGAGCGACAGCATCAAGCAAGATGTGCTGAAGGAGGCACGGGCAATCTGGGCTGGTTTCAGGCTCCTGGGCCACCCACGGGCATCGTTCAGGCAGGCGTCAAATACCACAGGTTACGAAACAGTGCCAAAGCACCCGGAGGAGGCTCATCTAGTGGACCGGAAGGGTGAAACGGTGTTATAA